A single window of Archangium gephyra DNA harbors:
- a CDS encoding DUF3892 domain-containing protein has protein sequence MRQPSYPVYGITAVCYGDSKDHIVEVKAHASVSNAPNGPDGLVSEVLRLNRDEVVFWIKMGITFYTFTMQGNVATRGAKIELVEIGEETFLRTTPNKIRGDNLGNLPTYACMTQS, from the coding sequence ATGAGGCAACCTTCCTACCCAGTCTATGGCATCACTGCTGTCTGCTACGGTGATAGCAAGGACCACATAGTGGAAGTTAAGGCACATGCATCAGTTTCAAATGCACCAAATGGTCCAGATGGACTGGTGAGCGAAGTGTTGAGGTTGAACCGAGACGAGGTGGTCTTTTGGATCAAGATGGGCATCACCTTCTACACCTTCACCATGCAGGGGAATGTAGCGACTCGTGGCGCAAAAATAGAACTCGTCGAGATCGGAGAAGAGACTTTCCTGCGCACTACACCCAACAAGATCCGTGGAGATAATCTCGGAAATCTGCCGACGTATGCCTGTATGACGCAATCGTAG
- a CDS encoding AMP-binding protein, with amino-acid sequence MSSPSYVHGTSTTPLLGETIGHNLRRTVERYGDREALVVVSQGYRATWRQLWDETTKVALGLLAFGVEKGDRVGLWSPNRFEWVVTQFAAARIGAILVNLNPAYKTAELEYALNQSGTSVLLLSRGFRQTDYRKMLEEVRPRCPQLRVSLVLDDDWKLLLDNGTRVSERTLTDREATLQFDDPINIQYTSGTTGFPKGATLSHHNVLNNGFFVGEALKLGAEDRVCIPVPFYHCFGMVMGNLACASHGSTMVIPGEAFEPLAVLQAVGAERCTALYGVPTMFIAELDHPRFGEFDLSTLRTGIMAGSPCPIEVMKNVQSRMNMREVTICYGMTETSPVSTQSGLEDPLDKRVGTVGRVHPHVEVKILDAATGAVVPRGSPGELCTRGYSVMLGYWNNPEATRTSIDAAGWMHTGDLATMDEDGYVKIVGRIKDMIIRGGENVYPREIEEFLHTHPSVSEAQVIGVPSEKYGEEVMAWVKPKPGATLTQEELVRYCTGRISTFKIPRFWKFVDEFPMTVTGKIQKFRMREVAVAELGLQSAAAIRTA; translated from the coding sequence ATGTCCTCTCCTTCCTACGTCCACGGAACCAGCACCACCCCGCTGCTCGGGGAGACCATTGGCCACAACCTGCGCCGGACCGTCGAGCGGTATGGCGATCGCGAGGCGCTCGTCGTCGTCTCGCAGGGCTACCGCGCCACGTGGCGTCAGCTCTGGGACGAGACCACGAAGGTGGCCCTGGGTCTGCTGGCCTTCGGCGTGGAGAAGGGGGACCGGGTGGGCCTCTGGTCTCCCAACCGCTTCGAGTGGGTGGTGACGCAGTTCGCCGCGGCCCGCATCGGCGCCATCCTGGTGAACCTCAACCCCGCCTACAAGACGGCGGAGCTGGAGTACGCGCTCAACCAGTCCGGCACCAGCGTGCTGCTGCTCTCGCGCGGCTTCCGCCAGACGGACTACCGCAAGATGCTCGAGGAGGTGCGCCCGCGCTGCCCCCAGCTGCGCGTGTCCCTCGTCCTGGACGACGACTGGAAGCTGCTGCTGGACAACGGCACCCGCGTGAGCGAGCGCACGCTCACGGACCGCGAGGCCACGCTCCAGTTCGATGACCCCATCAACATCCAGTACACGTCCGGCACCACGGGCTTCCCCAAGGGCGCCACGCTCAGCCACCACAACGTCCTCAACAATGGCTTCTTCGTGGGCGAGGCGCTGAAGCTCGGGGCGGAGGACCGGGTCTGCATCCCCGTGCCCTTCTACCACTGCTTCGGCATGGTGATGGGCAACCTGGCCTGTGCCTCCCATGGCTCCACCATGGTGATTCCGGGCGAGGCCTTCGAGCCGCTCGCGGTGTTGCAGGCGGTGGGCGCCGAGCGCTGCACCGCGCTCTACGGCGTGCCCACCATGTTCATCGCCGAGCTGGACCACCCGCGCTTCGGCGAGTTCGACCTCTCCACGCTGCGCACCGGCATCATGGCCGGCTCGCCGTGCCCCATCGAGGTGATGAAGAACGTGCAGTCGCGCATGAACATGCGCGAGGTCACCATCTGCTACGGCATGACGGAGACCTCGCCCGTGTCCACGCAGAGCGGGTTGGAGGATCCGCTGGACAAGCGCGTGGGCACCGTGGGCCGCGTGCACCCGCATGTGGAGGTGAAGATCCTCGACGCGGCCACGGGCGCGGTGGTGCCCCGGGGCTCGCCCGGCGAGCTGTGCACGCGGGGCTACAGCGTGATGCTCGGCTACTGGAACAACCCCGAGGCCACCCGCACCTCCATCGACGCGGCCGGCTGGATGCACACCGGCGACCTCGCCACCATGGACGAGGACGGCTACGTGAAGATCGTCGGCCGCATCAAGGACATGATCATCCGCGGCGGCGAGAACGTGTACCCGCGGGAGATCGAGGAGTTCCTCCACACGCACCCCTCCGTCAGCGAGGCCCAGGTCATCGGCGTGCCCAGCGAGAAGTACGGTGAGGAGGTGATGGCCTGGGTGAAGCCCAAGCCCGGCGCCACCCTCACCCAGGAGGAGCTGGTCCGCTACTGCACCGGCCGCATCTCCACCTTCAAGATTCCCCGCTTCTGGAAGTTCGTGGACGAGTTCCCGATGACGGTGACTGGAAAAATCCAGAAATTCCGGATGCGAGAGGTGGCGGTGGCGGAGCTGGGGTTGCAGTCCGCGGCGGCGATCCGCACGGCCTGA
- a CDS encoding DUF2378 family protein — protein MSSPSAPGLEQLLTLATPMDTCRGLFFNGVFEAVRSLGGEEARVRCYGAVGEKKYVDFFSYPVADFLKTIFSAAEVLGGQGGRSMVLRQLGRRATADFLHSTVGKTMMALAGTDPQRLLASFPSAYRASLSYGDRSVERLGEKQARLMARRDFLPLEYNEGVLHAAMEHSTARDLVVRGRQLAPLDADYDISWS, from the coding sequence GTGTCCTCCCCCTCCGCCCCCGGATTGGAGCAGCTGCTCACCCTCGCCACGCCCATGGATACGTGCCGTGGCCTGTTCTTCAACGGGGTCTTCGAGGCGGTGCGCTCGCTCGGGGGTGAGGAGGCCCGGGTGCGGTGCTACGGGGCGGTCGGGGAGAAGAAGTACGTCGACTTCTTCAGCTACCCGGTGGCGGACTTCCTCAAGACCATCTTCAGCGCCGCGGAGGTGCTCGGCGGCCAGGGCGGGCGGTCCATGGTGCTGCGCCAGCTCGGGCGCCGGGCCACGGCGGACTTCCTCCACTCCACCGTGGGCAAGACGATGATGGCGCTGGCGGGGACGGATCCCCAGCGGCTGCTCGCGAGCTTCCCCAGTGCCTACCGCGCCTCGCTGAGCTACGGCGATCGCTCCGTGGAGCGGCTCGGGGAGAAGCAGGCGCGGCTGATGGCGCGCCGGGACTTCCTGCCGCTGGAGTACAACGAAGGCGTCCTCCACGCCGCGATGGAGCACTCCACGGCCCGGGATCTGGTGGTGCGGGGACGCCAGCTGGCACCGCTCGACGCCGACTACGACATCAGCTGGTCGTGA